In Nerophis lumbriciformis linkage group LG04, RoL_Nlum_v2.1, whole genome shotgun sequence, a single window of DNA contains:
- the si:ch73-54f23.2 gene encoding uncharacterized protein si:ch73-54f23.2 translates to MLTAAVAAVWILALLGPVQGWGLSPAAEANTDEADFNVCSHSFYRQTPPKEGSAGRPPLRPQCHRSPGGHDFATLHRPDCDTAVGLALHLGHGWTETPGREGEELVVVKEDGVLIPVLLRGKDASPPADSPLQRWDVAISTLVHSTISPQCCALSGDLYILTGVEGCQTTPQWSAMCCSVPGENGGFSVGLIRATDDEGQRQVSMKELQELLGVEELFSGGCGRVDGESTGVTLRLQTEAQTENTEESVADSSDVRSTSQDVTSDERDSKATEAEGSEHTLERSSGEKRNVGEKVDVTHYDETVTKKKDSNSSSIVVSIISTILSILKAPLRPIFSRITQFPGQVSYVLQEDLGVLSALPGDTFSLFYLLTSDLLSWMRWGAEKLLDIGQRCVCGLYHCISSMLGELLNCCYTGVMGTGTLAGDTLGIFGDALGNTWSVTKFFGGRMLERSGNYVGTVAMEMGDQAAAVGGGLGRLAWRSGSGVFSMFSVVGGIIFAVVNVLFGAITEGFGRETTTVHTEVQSVPSD, encoded by the exons ATGctgactgctgctgttgctgcCGTGTGGATCCTGGCCCTGCTAGGCCCAGTGCAAGGCTGGGGCCTGTCACCCGCAGCTGAGGCCAACACAGATGAGGCAGACTTCAACGTCTGCAGCCACAGCTTCTACCGACAAACGCCTCCCAAAGAGGGCTCCGCGGGGAGGCCGCCCCTTCGCCCTCAGTGTCACAGATCCCCCGGCGGCCACGACTTCGCCACTCTCCACAGGCCCGACTGTGACACAGCTGTCGGCTTGGCTCTCCATCTCGGCCACGGATGGACGGAGACGCCGGGAcgagagggggaggagcttgtg GTAGTAAAAGAAGATGGAGTGCTCATTCCAGTTCTTCTCAGAGGCAAAGATGCGTCTCCACCCGCAGACTCCCCCCTCCAACGATGGGACGTCGCCATCTCCACACTGGTCCACTCCACCATCTCCCCACAATGTTGTGCTTTGAGCGGGGATCTCTACATCCTGACCGGGGTGGAGGGCTGTCAGACGACTCCACAGTGGTCTGCCATGTGCTGCTCAGTGCCGGGAGAGAACGGGGGCTTCAGCGTGGGGTTAATCCGCGCCACAGATGATGAAGGCCAGCGGCAAGTGAGCATGAAGGAGCTGCAGGAGTTGCTGGGAGTGGAGGAGCTGTTCTCTGGAGGCTGTGGGAGAGTAGATGGGGAGTCTACAGGTGTCACACTGAGGCTTCAAACTGAAGCGCAAACGGAGAACACAGAAGAGTCGGTCGCAGATTCTAGCGATGTACGCTCCACAAGTCAAGATGTAACATCAGACGAGAGGGACTCCAAAGCAACCGAAGCAGAAGGATCTGAGCACACATTGGAAAGAAGCAGTGGAGAGAAGAGAAATGTGGGAGAAAAGGTAGATGTGACACATTATGATGAGACTGTCACTAAAAAGAAAGATTCAAATTCCAGCAGCATTGTAGTCTCCATCATCTCCACCATTTTGAGCATCCTTAAAGCTCCACTTAGGCCCATCTTCTCCAGAATCACACAGTTTCCCGGACAG GTGAGCTATGTTCTTCAGGAAGACCTTGGAGTTCTCTCAGCTCTCCCAGGCGACACTTTCTCCCTCTTCTACCTCCTGACCTCTGACCTGTTGTCTTGGATGCGCTGGGGTGCGGAAAAGCTGCTCGATATCGGCCAAAGGTGCGTCTGCGGCCTCTACCACTGCATCTCCTCCATGCTAGGGGAGCTCCTGAACTGCTGCTACACCGGAGTCATGGGGACGGGGACCCTTGCCGGTGACACCCTGGGGATCTTTGGCGATGCCCTGGGTAACACCTGGTCGGTGACCAAGTTCTTCGGAGGGCGTATGCTGGAGCGAAGCGGCAACTACGTGGGAACAGTGGCGATGGAGATGGGGGATCAAGCTGCAGCCGTGGGTGGGGGGCTGGGCAGGTTGGCATGGAGAAGCGGTAGTGGGGTGTTTAGTATGTTCAGCGTGGTGGGCGGTATCATCTTTGCGGTGGTGAATGTGTTGTTTGGTGCGATCACAGAGGGCTTTGGACGGGAAACAACCACAGTTCACACTGAAGTCCAATCTGTGCCGTCTGactaa